The nucleotide sequence TTGTCTTCCCGCTGTTGCTGAGCGTGTTGTCCGCTCGCCTCAAATATTGGCGCACGGCGCTGTTCGGGGTGTTGCTGGTGTCGTTCGGCCTCAGTGTCTGGGCCGTGGCCCAGCATCCGGAAAAGGCTTTTTTCCTGCTGCCGATGCGTGCCTGGGAGTTATTGGCCGGCGCGATGCTGGCCGTCGTGCCCCGAAGTGAATGGCGCGCCTCCCCTGCGCTGGCCCAAGGGGTCAGTCTGGCCTCCATGGGACTGATCCTGGTGGCGGTGTTCGGTTTTGATCCCCGCACGCCGTTCCCCGGTGCGGCGGCTCTGTTGCCGGTGTTGGGCGTGGTCGGCTTGATCTGGGCCAACGGGCAGCAGCAGACATGGATGGGGCGCCTGTTGAGTACGCGGGTGATGGTGGGTCTGGGGCTGATTTCCTATTCCTGGTACCTGTGGCATTGGCCAGTATTCGTGTTCGCCACTTATGCCAGCGTTGAGGCCCTTGCGCCATTCGAGCTGGCCGGGTTGATGCTGCTGACATTGGTGCTGGGTTATCTGTCCTGGAAACTGGTGGAAAGTCCGTTCCGCGAGAAGCGCCTGCTGCCGGGCCGCAAGGCAATATTGCTGGCGGCGGGGTGTGGGATTTTGTGTATTGGCCTGGCGGGCCAGGCCTTGCGCTGGACTGATGGCTTGCCTTGGCGGCTGTCCGAGCAGGCCCTGCGTTTTGCCCAAGCCAAGGAGTGGAGTCCGGAACTGCTGGCTTGCCTGGCTGAAAAAAACACCCCTGATGATCGGTTGTTCTGCCACTTTGGACCTAAGGGCAACTCGACGTCTGCGCTGGTGTGGGGCGATAGCCATGCAACCGCATTGATCCCGGCCCTGGCAAAAGGCGCGAAGCAGCACGATATCAGTCTGGTCCAGGGCAGCTTTGCCGGTTGTGTGCCGATTGGCGGGCTGGAAAATATTCCGCGCTGTGCGCATTTCAACCAGCGTGTGGAAAAAGCCCTGGCTCAGCAGTCATTCAGTGATGTGGCGTTGGTGGCGCGTTGGAGCCTGTATCTCTACGGGCAGATGTCCGGCGACACTGAACACGCCATCAAGGACCCGGCCACCGGCCAATACGACCGGGCCACGGCCGAGCGCCGGTTCGCCGAAGGGTTGCGTCAACGGATTGCCGGATTGCGCGCCGCCGGGCATCGGGTGTGGCTGGTCAAGGAAGTGCCGCTGCAGGAGTTCGTCGTGCCTTACCGCCTGAGCCGGCTGGCGATGCTTCATCGACCGGTGGAGGGTCAAGGTTTGCTGTTCGCGCATCACCTCAAGCGCCAGCAGTTTATCAGTCAGCTATTCAATGAGATTGCCAGCGCCGATCCCGGGGTCCAGGTGCTGGACCCTGCGCCCCAACTATGTGATTCCGGTGGTCTGTGTCGGGTCGAGCTCGATGGTCGCGCCCTGTACACCGACGATAACCATCTCTCCGATGTCGGCGCGTTGCATATCGAGCAGTTCCTGGAGCCCCTGTTCCGGTCGCTGCAATCGCGGGGGCTGACGGCCAATTAAGCCTGCGCGGTGCTCAATTGCACCGCGATAAGCTGCCAGCCGCCCTCAGAGCAGGTAGGATGTACGCCTATTTTACGGGTGTGATGGTTAATGAAATTCAAGGATCTTCGGGATTTCGTGCAGCAACTTGAGCAGCGCGGAGAGTTGAAACGTATCCAGGTGCCGATTTCCCCGGTCCTGGAAATGACTGAGATTTGCGACCGTACCTTGCGCAACAAGGGCCCGGCGCTGTTGTTCGAAAAACCTGCAGGTTTTGATATCCCGGTACTCGGCAACCTGTTCGGCACTCCCGAGCGTGTCGCCTTTGGCATGGGCGCCGAATCGGTCAGCGAATTGCGCGAGATCGGCAAGTTGCTGGCCTTCCTCAAGGAGCCCGAGCCGCCCAAGGGCTTGAAAGACGCCTGGTCGAAGCTGCCGATCTTTCGCAAGATCATTGCCATGGCACCCAAAGTGGTCAAGGACGCGGTGTGCCAGGAAGTGGTCATCGAAGGCGATGACGTCGACTTGGCGATGCTTCCGGTGCAGACCTGCTGGCCCGGCGACGTCGGCCCGCTGATCACCTGGGGCCTGACCGTCACCAAGGGACCGAACAAGGATCGCCAGAACCTCGGTATCTATCGTCAGCAAGTGATTGGCCGCAACAAGGTCATCATGCGCTGGTTGAGCCATCGGGGCGGCGCGCTGGATTATCGCGAGTGGTGCGAGAAGCATCCTGGCCAGCCATTTCCCGTCTCCGTGGCGTTGGGGGCGGACCCGGCGACCATCCTTGGCGCGGTCACGCCGGTGCCTGACAGCCTTTCCGAATACGCCTTTGCCGGCCTATTGCGGGGCAATCGCACCGAACTGGTGAAGTGCCGCGGCAATGACCTGCAAGTCCCGGCCAGCGCCGAAATCATCCTTGAAGGGGTGATTCATCCAGGCGAAATGGCTGACGAAGGTCCTTATGGTGATCACACCGGTTACTACAACGAAGTCGACAGCTTCCCGGTGTTCACCGTCGAGCGCATCACCCATCGCATCAAGCCGATCTACCACAGCACCTACACCGGCCGCCCGCCAGATGAACCGGCGATTCTCGGCGTGGCGTTGAATGAAGTATTCGTGCCGATCCTGCAGAAGCAATTTCCGGAGATCACCGACTTCTACCTGCCGCCTGAAGGCTGTTCGTACCGCATGGCTATCGTGACCATGAAGAAGTCGTATCCGGGCCATGCCAAGCGCGTCATGTTGGGTGTCTGGTCGTTTTTGCGACAGTTCATGTACACCAAGTTCGTTATTGTCACTGACGACGACATCAACGCCCGGGACTGGAACGACGTGATCTGGGCCATCACCACGCGCATGGACCCCAAGCGCGATACGGTGATGATCGACAACACGCCGATCGACTACCTGGATTTCGCCTCGCCGGTATCGGGCCTGGGGTCGAAGATGGGTCTGGACGCCACGCATAAGTGGCCGGGCGAAACCACGCGGGAGTGGGGCCGGGTGATCGTCAAGGATGAAGCGGTGACTGCCCGTATCGATGCGCTCTGGAATGAATTGGGAATAGATTGATGCGTGTAACCCTGCAGCCTTCCGGTGCGGTCCTCGACTTGCAGCCCGGTGAGCGGATTCTCGATGGCGCGCGGCGCTTGGGTTATGAATGCCCACAGGCCTGTCGCAACGGCGTGTGCCACGTTTGCGCAGCGCTGCTGGTCGAGGGTCGGGTCCGGCAGGCCGGTGAAGTGCGTGATCATGGCGAGTTCTATACCTGCATCGCCGAGCCGCTGGACGATTGCATCGTCCTGTGGGATGGCGTGCTGGCGCCGGGAGAATTACCGGTGCGCGCACTCGCGTGCCAGTTGAGCGAATGCGTGGACATCGGCGGCGATGTCTGGCGCGTGCGCCTGCGTGCGCCTGCCGGCAAGGCGCTGCGTTATCACGCCGGCCAGTACGTGATGATCGAACGGGATAATGGCGAGAAATCGGCATTTTCACTGGCGTCGGCGCCCCACTCCGGGCGTGAACTGGAGCTGCACGTGCTGGCGCGCGAAGACAGCGCTCGCAACCTGATCGAGCAGCTGCAGCGCAACCAGATGGCCCGGATCGAACTACCCTTTGGCGATACGCACCTGGCGGAACTGCCCGACGGGCCGGTGGTGCTGATCGCCGCCGGTACCGGCATGGCGCAGATGCACAGCCTGATCGAGCATTGCCGAGCCAGTGGTTTCAAGCATCCGGTGCATTTGTATTGGGGCGTGCGGCGTCCCGATGATTTCTACCGGATCGAGCATTGGCAGCAGTGGCAGCAATTGCCCAATCTGTTCCTGCATAAAGTGGTCAGCGATCTGTGCGGTTGGGAAGGGCGCTGCGGCCTGTTGCATGAAGCCGTCTGCGAGGACATCAGCGACCTCAAAGGTGTGCATGTCTACGCCAGCGGCTCACCGGCGATGGTCTATGGGACGCTGGATGCGCTGGTGAATGCCGGGATGGATGCGCACCAGATGCGTGCCGATGTGTTTGCCTACGCGCCCAGGCCTTGATGCGGTGCGGTTTATCAGAACCGCACGCCTGTCGTGAGCATGGCTGCATTGAACCCCAGTAACACCAGTTCCGCCGCCACCGGGCCATAGTGAGTGCCCACTGATGGGATGATCACTGGCGCTACGCCGTAGCGATTCAGCGGAATCTTGTCGCGGTACTTGCCCCGATACCCCTGGATCGCCCCGCCGGTGACCTTCAGGTACACCGGATAGTCAGTCATGTCGAAACGTTGGCCGGCATAGGCGTAGTAGGAGCGCTGGCGGAACGAGTTGCGAAACGTGGCGCCACCATACACCCACCCCGATGCTTGATTGCGTTCCAGGCCGATCAGATCTTGATGATTATTGTGTGCAGGGTCAGGGGCAAAGTGCCGTGTGTAAACGCTGGTCTGGGTGTACCAGAAGCCTTTGTCGTCCTTGACCGGCGCTTCGCCAGCCCAGGTGATGGCGGCCTGCGTCAATAACAGTAGGCCCAAAAATCGGTGTTTCATGGGGTGACCTCGGTAGTCGATGGGTGCGGCTAGTGGGTCGTGATGTGGCTTATTTTGAGGGCTCCTGATCCGCAAAGGCTGAACGGGGGCTGAAAGTACCGGGATTTCACCGGCTATTCCGACGGGCGTATCGCCGGTTGCGGTTTTTCGTCTTGCGAGCGCCAGCGGCGAGCTGTGTTACGGTAAAGTCGCTTACATCTGGTAATACAACGGGAGTCGAACGTTATTCGCCATGACCGTCACTGAATCTGATCTTTTGAACAAGGCTTACCCTCCCCGGCTGGATCTGGGGCGGCAACTGACCCAGGAGCAATTGATGAGCTCGATGCAGGCCACCCTGGGTTTGCACAAGGGAGGACCGGTCTGGCTCTTTGCGTATGGTTCATTGATCTGGCGTCCCGAGTGTTCGGCTATAGAGCGTTTGCGCGCGCGGGTGCATGGCTATCATCGAGGCCTTTACCTTTGGTCCCACGAGCACCGTGGCACACCGCAATTGCCGGGGTTGGTATTTGGCCTGGATCGTGGCGGTTCGTGCAGCGGCTTTGCTTATCGCTTGCCGGAGGAGCAGTTGGAAGCGTCGCTCTATGCCTTATGGCAACGTGAGATGCCTTATCCCTCTTACCGTCCGCATTGGCTCAGTTGCCGTCTTGAAGATGGCAGCCAAGTGCAAGCCTTGGGATTTGTGCTGGAGCGCCACTTGCCCAGTTATGCCGGCAATCTGCCGGACAGCGTTCTGAGTCAGGTGTTCGAGAGCGCTTGCGGGCGTTACGGCACCACTCGCGATTATGTCGAGCAGACCGTCAAGGCCCTGCGTAGCCACGCCATGCCAGACAAGAATCTGGAGGCGCGGCTCAAGCGATGTTTCAGAAACTGTGCAGATGATTAGCGTGCAGAACTGACGCTATTGGTGTGCCACAGCGTTGGGATCAGGAACGCGATGGCCAACAGGCACGCACCGATCAGCAGCACAAAGCCGCCGTCCCAGCCGAAGTGGTCCACGGTGTAGCCCATGGCCGCACTGGCCGCGACCGAACCGCCGAGGTAGCCGAACAGGCCGGTGAAGCCTGCCGCTGTACCCGCGGCTTTCTTCGGCGCCAGTTCCAGCGCCTGCAAACCGATCAGCATGACCGGGCCATAGATCAGGAAGCCGATAGACACCAGTGCGATCATGTCGACCATCGGGTTGCCCGGTGGATTGAGCCAGTAAACCAGGGTCGCGACCGTCACCAGCGCCATGAACACAATGCCGGTCAGACCCCGGTTGCCACGGAAGATCTTGTCTGACATCCAGCCGCACAGCAGCGTGCCTGGAATGCCCGCCCACTCATAGAAGAAGTACGCCCATGATGATTTATCGACGGTGAAGTGCTTGGCTTCCTTGAGGTAGGTCGGCGCCCAGTCCAGCACGCCGTAGCGCAGCAGGTAAACGAAGACGTTGGCGAGGGCGATGTACCAGAGCATTTTGTTGCGCAGCACGTACTTGACGAAGATTTCCTTGGCGCTGAATTCTTCTTCGTGGCTGGCGTCGTAGCCTTCCGGGTAATCGTTCTTGTACTGCTCGATGGGCGGCAAGCCTACCGATTGCGGGGTGTCGCGCATGGTGATGAAGGCGAAGGCCGCCACCATCAGGGCCACGGTGGCGGGGACGTAGAATGCCGCGTGCCAGTCATTGAACAAGGCCATGCCCAGCAGGAACAGCGGGCCGATCAAGCCGCCGCCGACGTTATGCGCTACGTTCCACACCGACACCACGCCGCCGCGCTCTTTCTGCGACCACCAGTGAACCATGGTCCGGCCACTGGGCGGCCAACCCATGCCCTGGGCCCAGCCGTTGATGAACAGCAAAATGAACATCATGGTGACGCTGGACGTTGCCCAAGGTGCGAAACCGAAAATGAACATCACCCCGGCGGACACCAGCAAGCCAAAGGGCAGGAAATAACGCGGGTTGGAGCGATCGGACACCAGGCCCATGAGGAACTTGGACAGGCCGTAGGAAATCGCGATCGCGGACATCGCCAGGCCGAGTTGGCCCCGGCTGTAGCCCTCGTCGATCAGGTATGGCATGGCCAGGGAGAAGTTTTTACGCAGCAGGTAGTAGCCGGCGTAACCGATGAAAATACCGGCGAAGATTTGCCAGCGCAGGCGTCGGTAGGTGCTGTCTATTTTTTCTTCAGGCAAGGGTGCCTGGTGTGCGGCAGGACGAAAGAAAGCAAACATTCAAGAGCTCCAGATTCTTGTTTTGACTGCGGATGCGAATGTTACAGTTTCGTTACCGAAAATAGCATTGCCTCTTATCCGCGGATGCAGGAAATTGGAGTAATTGCATGTTCTTTTGTGAACATGTCGTTTATGGGTAGGTGAAGGGCGTGATTTTGCGGTGCGGCGTGAGGGGATAGCTGTTTTTGCGTAGCGGCTGATAGCAATTTTGCGTTTACGGCGAGGCGCTATCGACGCCCAATTTTTGTGAACCGTGAGCCCTGTAGGAGCGAGCTTGCTCGCGAAGGTCGTCAACGATGACGCGAACAACCTGACACCGCGAGGCGGCCTCAGGTTGTTCGCGAGCGAGCTCGCGCCTACAAAGCGCCCAATCTATAGAATCAGCGAACCTGAACCACAACCTTACCCACCGCCTTGCGCTGCCCCAGATCATTGATCGCCTGGGCCGTGCTTTCCAGCGGATACACCTGCGACACCAACGGCTTCAACTTGCCCTCGGCATACCACCCAAATAATTCCTGGAAATTCGCCGCATTGTCCTGCGGCTGACGCTGGGCAAATGATCCCCAGAACACCCCGACCACTGCCGCCCCTTTAAGCAGCGCCAGGTTTACCGGCAGATCCGGAATGCGCCCGCTGGCAAATCCGACCACCAGCAGGCGGCCGTTCCAGGCGATGGCGCGGATGGCCTGGTCGAATAGATCGCCCCCCACCGGATCGTAGATCACGTCGGCCCCTTTGCCGTCGGTCAGTCGCTTGATTTCATCCTTGAGGCTGGCCTCGCTGTAGTTGATCAACTCATCGGCACCCGCGGCCTTGGCCACGGCGAGTTTCTCTGCGCTGCTGGCGGCAGCGATTACCCGCGCGCCCATGGCCTTGCCGATTTCCACGGCGGCAAGGCCGACGCCGCCGGATGCACCCAGTACCAGCAAGGTTTCCCCCGGTACCAGATGACCCCGTTGCTTGAGTGCGTGCATTGAGGTGCCGTAAGTCATGCTGAAAGCAGCGGCGGTGTTGAAGTCCATGCTCGACGGAATCGGCAGCACGTTGTAGCCCGGCACGGCGACCTGCTCGGCAAAGCTGCCCCAGCCGGTCAACGCCATGACCCGGTCGCCGACCTTGAGGTGGCTGACCTTTTCCCCGACTTCGCTGATCACGCCTGCCGCTTCGCCGCCTGGCGAGAACGGGAAGGGTGGCTTGAATTGGTATTTGCCCTCGATGATCAGGGTGTCCGGGAAATTCACCCCGGCGGCATGTACATCCAGCAGGATTTCGTTCTTCTGGAGCGCGGGGCTGGCGACGTCTTCCAGCACCAGGGTTTCGGCGGGGCCGAAAGCTTTGCACAGCACGGCTTTCATCGGACTCTTCCTTTTGGCGTAGTGGCCGATAAGTGTAGGTGGGTCAGTGAGCGGGTCAACGAGCATGGCCCGGCCTGATAAGTCGCCATAAGCTTGTGCTCAGCCTTGCTAGCGTTATGCTACTGGGCAATCGATCGTGAGGAATGAACTGTGAAAGCGTGGATCCTGTTGATGCTGGCCCTGACGCTGCCGATGGCAGCGCATGCCGAAGAAGCCAAGGAGGGCGAAGCACCGAAGGTCAGTTACATCAGCCTGACGCCGCCCTTTGTGGGCAACTATGCCCTGGATGGCGGCGCGAAACTGCGGGTGTACAAGGCTGACGTCGCCCTGCGGGTGACCGGAACCGAGGCGGCGGCGGCGGTCAAGGCCAATGACCCGCTGATTCGTAACCAGTTGGTGGCGCTGTTTGCCCAGCAGACCGCCGAGAGCATGAGCAGCGTCGAGGGCAAGGAAAAACTGCGTCAGGAAGCCTTGAAGCAAACCCAGCAAGTGATGAATGACGAGACTGGCAAGCCGGTCGTTGAAGACCTGCTGTTTAACAACCTGATCATTCAGTAGCGGCCTGCCGGGGTCTGGTACGCAGATACTCAGGGTTTCGCTATGGGTTGAGTGCGCGTACGGCCGCCCACTGTTCGGCGGTCACCGGCATCACCGATAAACGACTGCCTTTTTGTACCAGCGGTAGCTCGGCCAGAGCGGCTTGCTGTTTCAGGTAACCGAGCCCCAGAACCCCGGGAAAGGTCTCGACGTGGGCCACGGTGATGGCGCTCCACGGATTTTTCTCGGGCGTGGCCTTGGCATCGAAGTAATGGCTGTCAGGCTCCAGCGCGGTCGGATCGGGGTAGGCAGCCTCGATGATTTTGCCCACGCCAGCGATTCCCGGTTCCGGGCAACTGGAATGGTAGAAGAAAAATTCGTCGCCCACGGCCATCGCCCGCAGGAAGTTGCGCGCCTGATAGTTGCGCACGCCGTCCCAGCGGGCTTCGCCGAGCTTTTCCAGGCCTTTGATGGACAGTTCGTCGGGCTCGGATTTCATCAGCCAATAGGCCATGTTTTTGCTCCTCAAAAAGCAATTGGGCAAGTTGCCTGGCAATTTCATGACAAACCGACGGTCGGTTGACGTCAAGGTTTGCGTGTTGGTTCACGTTAACGCAAAATGCCGGGATTTTAAGCTTGACGCAGCTGGAACGGACTACTTTGGAACGTTGCTGTCATCGTGTGTGATATGCCTGAAGGGGGGCAATCGATGAAACGCAAACCGGATTTACTATGGATATTGGTTGTTTTGTTTGGTCTGGGCGTCGTGACCACCGGTTATGCACAGAGCTTGTGGTCGAACAAGACCGAAGCGCCGATTGAACTTACGCAGCAGCAGTCACAACTCTTCAAGCGTTGATGCTACTTCGGCGCCGTTGAATCCAGCGGCGTCTCTTGCGCGACATACCATTGCTTGTTCGTGACCGTGCCTTGCAGCGGTACATCCCAGCTCGCTTGCGTCAATTGTCCGACTTTCTGGCATTCATGGGCCAAGCCTAACAACGTCGGTTTGCGCCAGGCTTTTCGCTGTGCCAGGTACGCCAGGCTACGGTCGTAGAAGCCGCCGCCCATGCCCAGTCTGCCGCCCGCATCATCGAAGCCTACCAGCGGCAAGAGCACCAGATCCATTGCCCAGACCTTGCGCTGCCGGGCGGCGTTGATCCGAGGCTCAAGAATGCGGAAACGATTGGGCCTCAGTTTTTCTCCTGCGCGTACTCGCTGAAACACCATCTTGGTCCGCGGCCAGGCACTGAGCACCGGCAGGTAGGTGGCTTTGCCGCGACGCTGAGCCGCCCGTAGCAGCAGGCGCGGATCGATTTCACCGTCCGACGGTAGATATAAGGAAATGTGCTTGGCCCGGCGAAACAGCGGGTGCTGTGCCAGTTGCCGATACAGGCCGAGGGCGGCCTGGCGCTGCTCGCTTGGCGTCAGGGCGCGGCGGGCTTTGCGCAACATGCGTCGAAGTTGCGGGCGGGAAAGCGGCGCAGGTTCGGTCATGGGTGTCGGCTTTTTTCAGGTGATAAAACAATGCCAGTCACATGACTGGCATTGGATTGGAAATCAGGCTCCCCGACAGAACCGCTGTCGACTTAGCCCTTGAACCCGAAAGTTCAAGGTGGAAGAAGCAGTAGGCTTTAAGGCTTTCCGTCTAGCGGACATGCACACCAGCCCAACGTGCAACTTCCAGGGTAG is from Pseudomonas mucidolens and encodes:
- a CDS encoding 5-formyltetrahydrofolate cyclo-ligase: MTEPAPLSRPQLRRMLRKARRALTPSEQRQAALGLYRQLAQHPLFRRAKHISLYLPSDGEIDPRLLLRAAQRRGKATYLPVLSAWPRTKMVFQRVRAGEKLRPNRFRILEPRINAARQRKVWAMDLVLLPLVGFDDAGGRLGMGGGFYDRSLAYLAQRKAWRKPTLLGLAHECQKVGQLTQASWDVPLQGTVTNKQWYVAQETPLDSTAPK
- the glpT gene encoding glycerol-3-phosphate transporter, with amino-acid sequence MFAFFRPAAHQAPLPEEKIDSTYRRLRWQIFAGIFIGYAGYYLLRKNFSLAMPYLIDEGYSRGQLGLAMSAIAISYGLSKFLMGLVSDRSNPRYFLPFGLLVSAGVMFIFGFAPWATSSVTMMFILLFINGWAQGMGWPPSGRTMVHWWSQKERGGVVSVWNVAHNVGGGLIGPLFLLGMALFNDWHAAFYVPATVALMVAAFAFITMRDTPQSVGLPPIEQYKNDYPEGYDASHEEEFSAKEIFVKYVLRNKMLWYIALANVFVYLLRYGVLDWAPTYLKEAKHFTVDKSSWAYFFYEWAGIPGTLLCGWMSDKIFRGNRGLTGIVFMALVTVATLVYWLNPPGNPMVDMIALVSIGFLIYGPVMLIGLQALELAPKKAAGTAAGFTGLFGYLGGSVAASAAMGYTVDHFGWDGGFVLLIGACLLAIAFLIPTLWHTNSVSSAR
- a CDS encoding acyltransferase family protein, which gives rise to MTTLAYRRDIDGLRAVAVIAVVLFHFGVPGFTGGFVGVDVFFVISGFLITSIIWRERQAKRFSFVDFWARRARRILPALFVMIVATLAVGWFLLAPKDYEELGRSARYQVLFVSNLLFMRQDGYFDVASDLKPLLHTWSLAVEEQFYIVFPLLLSVLSARLKYWRTALFGVLLVSFGLSVWAVAQHPEKAFFLLPMRAWELLAGAMLAVVPRSEWRASPALAQGVSLASMGLILVAVFGFDPRTPFPGAAALLPVLGVVGLIWANGQQQTWMGRLLSTRVMVGLGLISYSWYLWHWPVFVFATYASVEALAPFELAGLMLLTLVLGYLSWKLVESPFREKRLLPGRKAILLAAGCGILCIGLAGQALRWTDGLPWRLSEQALRFAQAKEWSPELLACLAEKNTPDDRLFCHFGPKGNSTSALVWGDSHATALIPALAKGAKQHDISLVQGSFAGCVPIGGLENIPRCAHFNQRVEKALAQQSFSDVALVARWSLYLYGQMSGDTEHAIKDPATGQYDRATAERRFAEGLRQRIAGLRAAGHRVWLVKEVPLQEFVVPYRLSRLAMLHRPVEGQGLLFAHHLKRQQFISQLFNEIASADPGVQVLDPAPQLCDSGGLCRVELDGRALYTDDNHLSDVGALHIEQFLEPLFRSLQSRGLTAN
- the ubiD gene encoding 4-hydroxy-3-polyprenylbenzoate decarboxylase, which gives rise to MKFKDLRDFVQQLEQRGELKRIQVPISPVLEMTEICDRTLRNKGPALLFEKPAGFDIPVLGNLFGTPERVAFGMGAESVSELREIGKLLAFLKEPEPPKGLKDAWSKLPIFRKIIAMAPKVVKDAVCQEVVIEGDDVDLAMLPVQTCWPGDVGPLITWGLTVTKGPNKDRQNLGIYRQQVIGRNKVIMRWLSHRGGALDYREWCEKHPGQPFPVSVALGADPATILGAVTPVPDSLSEYAFAGLLRGNRTELVKCRGNDLQVPASAEIILEGVIHPGEMADEGPYGDHTGYYNEVDSFPVFTVERITHRIKPIYHSTYTGRPPDEPAILGVALNEVFVPILQKQFPEITDFYLPPEGCSYRMAIVTMKKSYPGHAKRVMLGVWSFLRQFMYTKFVIVTDDDINARDWNDVIWAITTRMDPKRDTVMIDNTPIDYLDFASPVSGLGSKMGLDATHKWPGETTREWGRVIVKDEAVTARIDALWNELGID
- a CDS encoding CDP-6-deoxy-delta-3,4-glucoseen reductase, with product MRVTLQPSGAVLDLQPGERILDGARRLGYECPQACRNGVCHVCAALLVEGRVRQAGEVRDHGEFYTCIAEPLDDCIVLWDGVLAPGELPVRALACQLSECVDIGGDVWRVRLRAPAGKALRYHAGQYVMIERDNGEKSAFSLASAPHSGRELELHVLAREDSARNLIEQLQRNQMARIELPFGDTHLAELPDGPVVLIAAGTGMAQMHSLIEHCRASGFKHPVHLYWGVRRPDDFYRIEHWQQWQQLPNLFLHKVVSDLCGWEGRCGLLHEAVCEDISDLKGVHVYASGSPAMVYGTLDALVNAGMDAHQMRADVFAYAPRP
- a CDS encoding flagellar basal body-associated protein FliL, which gives rise to MKAWILLMLALTLPMAAHAEEAKEGEAPKVSYISLTPPFVGNYALDGGAKLRVYKADVALRVTGTEAAAAVKANDPLIRNQLVALFAQQTAESMSSVEGKEKLRQEALKQTQQVMNDETGKPVVEDLLFNNLIIQ
- a CDS encoding gamma-glutamylcyclotransferase, yielding MTVTESDLLNKAYPPRLDLGRQLTQEQLMSSMQATLGLHKGGPVWLFAYGSLIWRPECSAIERLRARVHGYHRGLYLWSHEHRGTPQLPGLVFGLDRGGSCSGFAYRLPEEQLEASLYALWQREMPYPSYRPHWLSCRLEDGSQVQALGFVLERHLPSYAGNLPDSVLSQVFESACGRYGTTRDYVEQTVKALRSHAMPDKNLEARLKRCFRNCADD
- a CDS encoding sn-glycerol-3-phosphate transporter is translated as MKHRFLGLLLLTQAAITWAGEAPVKDDKGFWYTQTSVYTRHFAPDPAHNNHQDLIGLERNQASGWVYGGATFRNSFRQRSYYAYAGQRFDMTDYPVYLKVTGGAIQGYRGKYRDKIPLNRYGVAPVIIPSVGTHYGPVAAELVLLGFNAAMLTTGVRF
- a CDS encoding NADPH:quinone oxidoreductase family protein translates to MKAVLCKAFGPAETLVLEDVASPALQKNEILLDVHAAGVNFPDTLIIEGKYQFKPPFPFSPGGEAAGVISEVGEKVSHLKVGDRVMALTGWGSFAEQVAVPGYNVLPIPSSMDFNTAAAFSMTYGTSMHALKQRGHLVPGETLLVLGASGGVGLAAVEIGKAMGARVIAAASSAEKLAVAKAAGADELINYSEASLKDEIKRLTDGKGADVIYDPVGGDLFDQAIRAIAWNGRLLVVGFASGRIPDLPVNLALLKGAAVVGVFWGSFAQRQPQDNAANFQELFGWYAEGKLKPLVSQVYPLESTAQAINDLGQRKAVGKVVVQVR
- a CDS encoding EVE domain-containing protein; amino-acid sequence: MAYWLMKSEPDELSIKGLEKLGEARWDGVRNYQARNFLRAMAVGDEFFFYHSSCPEPGIAGVGKIIEAAYPDPTALEPDSHYFDAKATPEKNPWSAITVAHVETFPGVLGLGYLKQQAALAELPLVQKGSRLSVMPVTAEQWAAVRALNP